From the Chloroflexus aurantiacus J-10-fl genome, one window contains:
- a CDS encoding phosphatidylglycerol lysyltransferase domain-containing protein: protein MPLTPTLADELPLSWTRACLPSPRWQAIRLPFSGFTWLAYATLPPDYTLDHLQREYLPGTRLLLRGCSASLAGQLAMADWECIRVGIEGLVDLRGHSLQRRSVRKMVRAASRYGYVVEMPWSPSAVAHLRWLAREARYGQRPQLRYLFRTIFEPETRLFVFVDADGIWQGALLLTQPSATTAVTELMLRRQQAPAGVMEALFATAGQTLQAEGFHFLSLNEVPFHHLDHRLRPLERLVTLVGRQMGAVYDTNGLYHFKAKFAPVWRPVYICAQPRLSLLAFVDLFTVSGCLELAASSLYRQRAA from the coding sequence ATGCCACTTACCCCCACCCTTGCTGATGAATTACCGCTCAGTTGGACACGGGCCTGCCTGCCGTCACCGCGCTGGCAGGCCATTCGCTTACCATTTTCTGGTTTCACCTGGCTGGCCTACGCAACGCTACCGCCCGACTACACGCTTGACCATCTCCAGCGCGAGTATCTACCGGGAACACGGCTGCTGTTGCGGGGTTGTTCTGCCAGTCTGGCCGGTCAACTGGCGATGGCCGACTGGGAATGTATCCGGGTTGGGATTGAAGGTCTGGTTGACCTGCGCGGCCACAGCCTGCAACGGCGTTCAGTACGCAAGATGGTTCGTGCTGCGAGTCGGTATGGGTACGTGGTCGAGATGCCGTGGAGTCCATCGGCAGTGGCTCATCTGCGCTGGCTGGCCCGTGAAGCGCGTTACGGGCAGCGACCGCAACTGCGCTACCTGTTTCGCACCATCTTTGAGCCTGAGACTCGTCTGTTTGTTTTTGTTGACGCCGATGGCATCTGGCAGGGTGCGTTGCTGCTCACGCAGCCCTCGGCGACAACTGCGGTGACCGAACTGATGTTGCGCAGGCAGCAGGCTCCTGCCGGTGTGATGGAAGCGCTCTTTGCAACGGCTGGACAGACGTTACAGGCTGAAGGGTTTCACTTCTTGAGCCTCAATGAAGTGCCGTTCCACCATCTCGATCACCGTCTCCGACCGCTGGAACGCCTGGTGACGCTGGTGGGGCGGCAGATGGGTGCCGTCTACGATACCAATGGTCTCTACCACTTCAAGGCCAAATTTGCCCCCGTCTGGCGACCGGTCTACATTTGTGCGCAGCCACGCCTTTCCCTGCTGGCCTTTGTTGATCTCTTCACGGTGTCTGGGTGTCTGGAGCTGGCGGCCAGTAGCCTCTATCGTCAGCGGGCGGCGTAA
- a CDS encoding glycosyltransferase family 4 protein: MQSLRIGFDARYIGDHFPGIGRYITALLPELSSLSRQHHLFVLVNADQALPPLNGTSVERITVRSTPFALTQQLELPLLATRLQLDVLHSPYIVKPYLLPCPSVVTIYDVLPLRYPTTLSPRGRRFYRLALRLAARSARSLITISTVSRDDLAFHLRIPRERIVVTPLAAAPSFTPQPVDEITDMRLRYGLPRHYVLYVGSNKPHKNIDRLLRAWERVIPELPASLTDTVLVIAGKFDPRYPLPATIANERGLSERVKILPGVSDDDLPALYSGALLFVFPSSYEGFGLPPLEAMACGTPVVCAYAGSLPEVVGEAALTVDPHNMHEIAEGILRVLRSPDLARFLRERGQRQAARFSWRATAQATLDVYEHVAAR, translated from the coding sequence ATGCAATCACTGCGGATCGGCTTTGATGCCCGTTATATCGGCGACCATTTTCCCGGCATTGGTCGCTATATCACTGCCCTGCTACCGGAGCTGAGTTCTCTCAGTCGCCAACATCATCTGTTTGTGCTGGTAAATGCCGATCAAGCACTGCCACCGTTGAACGGCACGAGTGTCGAGCGGATTACTGTGCGGAGTACACCCTTTGCGCTCACCCAGCAGCTCGAACTACCGTTACTGGCAACCCGGTTACAGCTCGATGTACTCCATTCCCCTTACATCGTGAAGCCGTATCTCCTCCCCTGTCCTTCGGTTGTCACCATTTACGATGTCTTGCCTTTGCGCTACCCGACCACGCTTAGCCCACGCGGACGACGCTTCTACCGGCTGGCCTTGCGCCTTGCTGCGCGGAGTGCGCGCAGCCTGATCACTATTTCGACTGTTTCGCGCGACGATCTTGCGTTTCATCTGCGCATTCCTCGCGAACGGATTGTGGTCACACCGCTGGCTGCGGCGCCTTCGTTTACTCCCCAGCCGGTCGATGAGATCACCGATATGCGCTTGCGGTATGGGCTTCCCCGCCATTATGTGTTGTACGTCGGCTCAAACAAACCGCACAAGAACATTGACCGGCTGCTGCGAGCCTGGGAGCGCGTCATCCCCGAACTGCCGGCGTCGCTCACCGATACGGTACTGGTCATTGCCGGTAAGTTCGATCCGCGCTATCCACTACCTGCAACGATTGCGAACGAGCGCGGTTTGAGCGAGCGGGTGAAGATTCTTCCTGGGGTGAGTGACGATGACCTGCCGGCCCTGTACAGCGGTGCCTTACTGTTTGTATTTCCGTCATCGTATGAAGGATTTGGCCTGCCACCGCTAGAGGCCATGGCTTGCGGCACGCCGGTGGTCTGTGCGTATGCCGGCAGTTTACCGGAAGTCGTTGGAGAAGCGGCGCTCACCGTCGATCCGCACAACATGCACGAGATCGCCGAGGGCATCTTGCGCGTGTTGCGCTCGCCCGATCTGGCCCGCTTTCTGCGCGAGCGCGGGCAGCGTCAGGCGGCGCGCTTTTCGTGGCGAGCCACGGCCCAGGCCACGCTGGATGTGTACGAACACGTCGCGGCCAGATGA
- a CDS encoding GNAT family N-acetyltransferase: MWPFRKPVDLQATTIRPGQPADVTAVSLLFRQAGRRFLATNGNELYTAVEEGRAVVLQLDHDLLAVATLSKPIDRVVWLRSLAISERVPPKEALKVLTPAIEQLARDRSITHIYYAGDEQTDQWLRPLLEAAGYYHQTDVVVYEKRGWEIPATGNPDVQVRPALAVDLAEVLRLDTRCFEPQWVKNEDILAPAIADGSFFVMAEIDGEVVGYSYATSHFGGRLMHLVRIAVDPALRGRGIGVRLLAEFVTYAAEAGAGLLTLNTQAYNHHAQRLYRWFGFVPTGERQPVLCRWL, from the coding sequence ATGTGGCCATTTCGAAAACCTGTCGATCTCCAGGCAACAACGATTCGTCCGGGCCAGCCAGCCGATGTGACGGCGGTGAGCCTGCTCTTTCGGCAGGCTGGACGCCGCTTTCTGGCGACGAACGGGAACGAATTGTATACCGCCGTCGAAGAGGGACGAGCGGTCGTCCTTCAGCTCGATCACGATCTGCTGGCCGTGGCTACCTTGAGCAAGCCGATTGATCGAGTTGTCTGGTTGCGGTCACTGGCAATCAGTGAACGTGTACCGCCGAAAGAGGCGTTGAAGGTATTAACCCCTGCTATCGAACAGCTCGCCCGTGATCGGTCTATCACCCACATCTACTATGCCGGCGATGAGCAGACCGATCAGTGGTTGCGTCCGCTCCTCGAAGCTGCCGGTTACTACCATCAAACTGATGTGGTCGTCTATGAGAAACGGGGCTGGGAAATTCCGGCAACCGGCAATCCCGATGTGCAAGTTCGCCCTGCCCTTGCCGTTGATTTAGCCGAAGTGTTGCGACTCGATACGCGCTGTTTCGAGCCGCAATGGGTCAAGAATGAAGATATTCTGGCACCGGCTATCGCCGACGGCTCGTTCTTTGTGATGGCCGAGATCGATGGTGAGGTTGTGGGGTACAGTTACGCAACCAGTCATTTTGGTGGCCGACTGATGCACCTGGTACGAATTGCCGTTGATCCGGCATTGCGTGGCCGTGGAATTGGTGTGCGGTTGCTGGCAGAATTCGTGACCTATGCGGCTGAAGCCGGCGCCGGGTTGCTCACTCTCAACACACAGGCGTACAACCATCATGCCCAGCGGCTCTACCGCTGGTTTGGCTTTGTGCCAACCGGCGAACGGCAGCCGGTGCTGTGTCGCTGGTTGTAG
- the udk gene encoding uridine kinase, whose product MSTYPIIIGVAGGSASGKTSVAQAILQRVGADRIAHIDHDRYYKDLSHLPLEERAKFNFDHPDALDNDLLVAHLDALCAGQSVDLPTYDYATYVRLPQTERIEPRPVILVEGILIFYEPVLRRRMQIKLFVDTDADLRFIRRLRRDIVERGRSVESVIEQYLATVRPMHLEFVEPTKRYADVIFPGGGRNPIAIDMVVARIEAALQATP is encoded by the coding sequence ATGAGTACCTACCCAATCATTATCGGGGTCGCCGGTGGCAGCGCCAGCGGCAAGACAAGCGTTGCGCAGGCTATTTTGCAACGAGTCGGTGCTGATCGGATTGCCCACATCGACCACGACCGCTACTACAAAGATTTGAGCCATCTGCCCCTTGAAGAACGGGCAAAGTTCAATTTCGATCATCCCGATGCGCTTGATAACGATCTGCTGGTTGCCCATCTCGATGCGCTTTGTGCCGGTCAATCGGTAGATTTGCCGACCTACGACTATGCAACTTACGTGCGTCTACCGCAAACCGAGCGGATCGAACCTCGTCCGGTGATTCTGGTCGAGGGGATTTTGATCTTCTACGAGCCGGTGTTACGGCGGCGGATGCAAATTAAGTTGTTTGTTGATACTGACGCCGATCTGCGCTTTATCAGACGGTTGCGTCGTGATATTGTCGAGCGCGGTCGTTCGGTCGAGTCGGTGATCGAGCAGTATCTGGCGACAGTGCGTCCAATGCATCTTGAATTCGTGGAACCGACCAAGCGGTATGCGGATGTGATCTTCCCCGGCGGGGGGCGAAATCCGATTGCGATTGATATGGTGGTGGCCCGCATCGAAGCCGCACTGCAAGCAACGCCTTGA
- a CDS encoding dual specificity protein phosphatase family protein produces the protein MIRRVRTYLATQWQRFFGLNISLVTPMLFVGGQFSAQQWPAIHQLGVRAVLSLQAERADPFREPLPARSLRLLVPDFHPPTIEQLDEGVHFIAQAISDGLPVFVHCHAGVGRAPLMTAAYLMAHHGIGHRAALATLRMARPIIRPNRRQLRQLQAYEQILARRRRSSQFTPPADDRGYWPPAPDTQTP, from the coding sequence ATGATTCGTCGCGTGCGTACCTATCTTGCCACCCAATGGCAACGGTTTTTCGGTTTGAATATCTCTCTCGTTACCCCAATGCTCTTCGTCGGCGGTCAGTTTAGTGCTCAACAATGGCCTGCTATTCATCAGCTCGGTGTGCGGGCAGTGCTCTCGCTACAAGCCGAGCGAGCTGATCCCTTTCGCGAGCCGCTGCCGGCGCGCAGTTTACGGTTACTGGTACCAGATTTCCATCCACCAACGATTGAACAGCTTGATGAAGGGGTGCATTTTATTGCTCAGGCGATTAGCGATGGCTTACCGGTGTTTGTCCATTGCCACGCCGGTGTCGGCAGAGCACCATTGATGACGGCGGCATATCTGATGGCCCATCATGGTATCGGTCATCGGGCGGCACTCGCCACCTTGCGCATGGCACGTCCCATTATTCGGCCTAACCGGCGTCAACTGCGTCAACTTCAGGCATACGAGCAAATACTGGCTCGTCGCCGACGATCCAGTCAGTTTACGCCGCCCGCTGACGATAGAGGCTACTGGCCGCCAGCTCCAGACACCCAGACACCGTGA
- a CDS encoding ABC transporter ATP-binding protein, with protein MQAQRGMTSVPAQRPASGALIRAIRYLGRQRRTVLIAYGSLVLATLAQLAVPQLVQNMIDAVTRSIVATRILTEVPAAFQAAAAAQLGLTIEALQRDAANAEGIVLNAALLILVFAVMRGVFSFLQSFMAEQTSHGLAFDLRNAIFSKIQRMSFSFYDRNQTGQLMVRATDDVERVRTFVAQGLVLAAQSFLLLIGALIVLAFTNWQLTLVILPLLPIALAVFFVFGRISQPLFLEVQNRLSRLNTILQENIAGIKVVKAFAREPYEEQRFDQAATALMEQQIRVNRIFAFLFPVIFLIAQLGQAAILYFGGQQILNGTLELGEYQKFSLYLVYVFFPLGQLGFIIALLAQAGASAGRIFEVLDAQSEIVERPDAIVLPPLQGRVEFRHVTFRYFNSSAPVLQDVSFVVEPGQTVALLGATGSGKTSIINLIPRFYDVSEGAVLIDGYDVRDVTIDSLRSQIGIVLQESNLFSGTIRENIAFGRPDASDDEIIAAAKAAAAHDFIMSFPDGYNTRVGERGMTLSGGQKQRIAIARALLLDPRLLILDDSTSNVDVATEALIQRALDRLMRGRTSFVIAQRISTVRNADLILVLDKGRLVASGTHAELLEQSPIYAEIYASQLIEDAPLPSTNGQGEEGVTGR; from the coding sequence ATGCAGGCTCAGCGTGGAATGACTTCCGTACCGGCTCAGCGCCCGGCTTCTGGTGCGTTGATACGGGCCATTCGCTATCTTGGCCGTCAGCGACGCACTGTGCTGATCGCCTACGGTTCACTGGTGTTGGCCACCCTGGCTCAGTTAGCCGTACCACAACTGGTACAAAATATGATCGACGCGGTCACGCGCAGTATTGTCGCGACCCGGATTTTGACGGAAGTGCCGGCGGCATTTCAGGCTGCGGCAGCGGCACAGCTTGGTCTGACCATCGAAGCGTTGCAGCGTGATGCGGCAAATGCTGAAGGGATTGTGCTTAATGCCGCGCTATTGATCCTGGTCTTCGCCGTCATGCGCGGTGTCTTCTCGTTTTTACAATCGTTCATGGCAGAGCAGACTTCGCACGGTCTGGCTTTCGATCTACGCAATGCAATCTTCAGCAAGATTCAACGCATGTCGTTTAGTTTCTATGATCGCAATCAGACCGGGCAATTAATGGTACGTGCTACCGATGATGTTGAACGGGTGCGCACATTCGTGGCTCAGGGTCTGGTGCTGGCTGCCCAATCGTTTCTACTGTTAATCGGGGCGTTGATTGTGCTGGCCTTTACCAACTGGCAATTAACGCTGGTTATTCTGCCTTTGTTGCCAATTGCGCTTGCTGTGTTCTTTGTCTTTGGTCGCATCAGCCAGCCACTCTTCCTGGAAGTGCAAAATCGGCTTTCCCGTCTCAACACGATTTTGCAAGAAAATATCGCCGGGATTAAGGTCGTGAAGGCATTTGCCCGCGAGCCGTATGAAGAACAACGGTTTGATCAGGCGGCTACTGCGCTGATGGAGCAGCAAATTCGGGTGAACCGGATTTTTGCCTTCCTCTTCCCGGTGATATTTTTAATTGCCCAATTAGGCCAGGCCGCCATTCTCTATTTTGGTGGTCAACAAATTCTAAACGGAACGCTGGAACTCGGTGAATATCAGAAGTTTAGTCTCTATCTGGTGTATGTCTTCTTCCCACTCGGTCAGCTCGGTTTCATTATCGCATTGCTGGCCCAGGCCGGCGCCTCAGCCGGGCGCATCTTTGAAGTGCTCGATGCGCAGAGTGAGATTGTCGAACGACCAGACGCTATCGTGCTGCCACCGTTGCAGGGGCGGGTAGAGTTTCGCCATGTCACTTTCCGTTACTTCAACAGCAGCGCTCCCGTGTTGCAAGATGTCAGTTTTGTGGTCGAGCCGGGACAAACGGTTGCTCTGCTCGGCGCAACCGGCAGTGGCAAAACGTCGATCATCAATCTCATCCCGCGTTTCTACGATGTCAGCGAGGGGGCTGTGCTCATCGATGGCTATGACGTGCGCGACGTCACTATCGACAGTCTGCGCAGCCAGATCGGGATTGTGTTGCAAGAGAGCAATCTGTTTAGCGGAACGATCCGCGAGAATATTGCCTTTGGCCGCCCTGATGCCAGTGATGACGAGATCATTGCCGCAGCTAAGGCCGCGGCTGCACACGATTTCATTATGAGTTTTCCTGATGGCTACAACACGCGGGTGGGTGAACGGGGGATGACGCTTTCCGGTGGGCAGAAACAGCGGATTGCGATTGCCCGTGCGCTCTTGCTCGACCCACGGCTGCTCATTCTCGACGATAGCACCAGCAATGTTGATGTGGCAACCGAAGCACTGATTCAGCGGGCGCTCGACCGTCTGATGCGTGGCCGTACCAGTTTCGTGATTGCCCAACGAATTAGCACCGTGCGCAACGCCGATCTGATCCTCGTCCTCGACAAAGGGCGACTGGTGGCCAGCGGTACGCACGCCGAATTGCTTGAACAAAGCCCAATCTACGCCGAAATCTACGCTTCGCAACTGATTGAAGACGCCCCGCTACCCTCTACGAATGGTCAGGGTGAAGAAGGAGTGACAGGACGATGA
- a CDS encoding ABC transporter ATP-binding protein, giving the protein MMGGLGGQGRMLNTDVQKPKNVLATIARFWPYFRPYWPVVVLTFVLITASAQLQVTAPELIGQAVDCYLFPRADACWYTTVDAAATNADRLSGLTGLVGWLLVVFVGGAFLQGLAFFSMNWVGQRALRQIREDVFAHIHRLSLGYFARNEAGNVMSRITSDTDTIQQALSFALLSVVSGFLQIGLTINAMVLSNLPYALISLSVVPFMVLATFYFSTQARRAFRASRQQMGNVNAGLQESIAGAREVQAFNREAESIAQFERTNAANRDANIRAASFTSALNPVLEALGYVAIAIVVVVGALSALRNVPLFGTGIISLGTIFAFIQYVQRFNQPIQQIASLWTNVQNAIAGGERIFGLLDVQPDLVDAPNAYPLPPIQGRVVFDHVWAEYKPGEPVLRDVSFIAEPGQTIAIVGPTGAGKTTLVNLIPRFYDVSAGQVTIDGHDVRAVTAASLRSQIGIVLQDTFLFADTVMNNIRYGRLSATDDEVIAAAQLVGAQEFIERLPDGYQTILGERGTGLSQGQRQLIAIARAALANPRILILDEATSSVDTRTERIIQRAFDQMLAERTSFVIAHRLSTIRNADLVLMVKNGQIVERGSHQELLALRGAYYDLYQQQFAAGVEAIS; this is encoded by the coding sequence ATGATGGGAGGACTGGGCGGCCAAGGCCGCATGCTGAACACTGATGTCCAGAAGCCGAAGAATGTACTGGCGACGATTGCCCGCTTCTGGCCCTACTTTCGCCCCTACTGGCCGGTCGTGGTGCTCACCTTCGTCTTGATCACCGCCAGTGCCCAGTTGCAGGTCACTGCTCCTGAACTGATCGGTCAGGCGGTTGACTGCTACCTCTTCCCGCGGGCCGATGCCTGCTGGTACACCACGGTCGATGCCGCAGCAACGAATGCCGACCGTCTGAGCGGGCTGACCGGCCTGGTCGGTTGGTTGCTGGTTGTGTTTGTCGGTGGTGCTTTTCTCCAGGGCCTGGCCTTCTTCAGTATGAACTGGGTTGGGCAGCGAGCACTCCGGCAGATACGAGAGGATGTTTTCGCGCACATTCATCGGCTCTCGCTGGGTTATTTTGCTCGTAACGAAGCCGGTAATGTGATGAGCCGGATCACCAGTGACACCGATACGATTCAGCAGGCCCTGAGTTTTGCCTTGCTGAGCGTTGTCAGCGGCTTCTTGCAGATTGGTTTGACCATCAATGCAATGGTTCTAAGCAATCTGCCGTATGCGCTGATCAGCCTGAGTGTGGTGCCATTTATGGTGTTGGCGACCTTCTATTTTTCCACCCAGGCCCGGCGAGCGTTTCGCGCCAGTCGGCAACAAATGGGCAATGTGAACGCCGGTTTGCAAGAGAGTATTGCCGGCGCTCGCGAAGTACAGGCCTTCAACCGTGAGGCAGAGAGCATTGCCCAGTTTGAGCGGACCAATGCCGCCAACCGCGATGCAAATATTCGAGCAGCCAGTTTCACCAGTGCCCTGAACCCGGTGCTGGAAGCCCTGGGATATGTGGCCATCGCCATCGTTGTGGTTGTCGGTGCGCTGAGTGCGCTGCGCAATGTGCCCCTCTTCGGTACCGGGATCATTTCACTGGGAACGATCTTTGCCTTCATTCAATACGTGCAACGCTTCAATCAGCCCATTCAGCAAATTGCTTCTCTCTGGACAAATGTCCAGAACGCGATTGCCGGTGGTGAACGCATCTTCGGGCTGCTTGATGTGCAACCCGATCTGGTTGATGCACCGAATGCGTATCCGCTACCGCCGATCCAGGGTCGGGTCGTCTTCGATCACGTCTGGGCCGAATATAAACCGGGTGAGCCGGTACTGCGTGATGTAAGTTTTATCGCTGAACCGGGACAAACCATCGCTATCGTCGGCCCGACCGGTGCCGGCAAGACCACGCTGGTCAATCTCATCCCGCGTTTTTACGATGTCAGCGCCGGGCAGGTGACAATTGACGGTCACGATGTACGTGCGGTGACCGCCGCCAGCCTGCGTTCGCAGATCGGCATTGTGCTGCAAGACACCTTCCTGTTTGCCGATACGGTGATGAACAATATCCGTTATGGACGCCTGTCTGCCACCGATGACGAGGTCATCGCTGCGGCTCAACTGGTCGGCGCGCAAGAGTTCATCGAGCGGTTACCCGACGGCTACCAGACGATCCTCGGCGAGCGAGGTACCGGCCTTAGTCAGGGGCAACGGCAACTGATCGCGATTGCGCGCGCAGCGTTGGCCAATCCCCGCATTTTGATCCTCGATGAAGCGACCAGTAGCGTTGACACCCGCACCGAGCGGATCATTCAGCGCGCGTTTGATCAGATGCTGGCGGAACGAACCAGCTTTGTGATTGCTCATCGCCTGAGCACAATCCGTAATGCCGATCTGGTGCTGATGGTCAAGAATGGTCAGATCGTCGAACGCGGCTCGCATCAGGAGCTGTTGGCCTTGCGCGGCGCGTATTACGATCTGTATCAACAGCAATTTGCCGCCGGGGTAGAGGCAATTTCCTGA
- a CDS encoding MarR family winged helix-turn-helix transcriptional regulator, with the protein MDQTTIANAQRLLTLLDCMRARQPRSPLFDQLNEWGLSISHLRLLGLLAPDRELSMRELAEALNIKPPSLTALTRRLLQNGLLERRPHPDDSRVILLSLSEAGRQLHRDLERERLSQLVHLLSGLSHTEQQVFLDLLERAMRA; encoded by the coding sequence ATGGATCAAACCACTATCGCCAACGCCCAACGCTTGCTCACCCTGCTCGACTGCATGCGAGCGAGACAGCCGCGTAGCCCTCTGTTCGATCAACTCAATGAATGGGGGTTATCGATCTCGCACCTGCGCCTGCTCGGTTTGCTGGCCCCTGACCGGGAATTGTCAATGCGCGAACTGGCTGAAGCGCTGAATATCAAGCCGCCATCACTGACGGCCCTGACACGTCGCTTGCTGCAGAATGGGTTGCTTGAACGCCGTCCTCATCCCGACGATAGCCGGGTAATCCTGCTCTCGCTAAGTGAGGCTGGTCGGCAGCTTCATCGCGATCTCGAACGCGAGCGGTTGAGTCAACTGGTACATCTCCTGTCCGGTTTGAGCCACACCGAGCAACAGGTGTTTCTCGATCTGCTTGAACGGGCAATGCGGGCGTAA
- a CDS encoding SH3 domain-containing protein → MPPKTDPRDWERLFEGRRRRRGPLRIVMIALVAGILTLGLIGAAPFVLDQIETSRIIARQTQIASQTREARATAQQAAMQSAIPTQTPSPSPTATLPSAPTSAPIIGRAQVINGGNIRSAPRVSAETVIGQVCVGDRVELLEEQTIGENNRWYRLRVVATADDCVPQRVSAGTEEWVSATLLSQPEP, encoded by the coding sequence GTGCCACCAAAAACTGATCCACGTGACTGGGAGCGGCTGTTTGAAGGGCGGCGGCGGCGACGTGGGCCGCTGCGTATCGTGATGATTGCGCTGGTCGCCGGCATCCTGACTCTCGGACTGATCGGAGCGGCACCGTTTGTGCTTGATCAGATCGAAACAAGCCGCATTATTGCCCGCCAGACCCAGATTGCATCGCAAACCCGCGAAGCTCGTGCAACAGCGCAACAGGCAGCGATGCAGAGCGCTATTCCCACGCAAACTCCATCCCCTTCGCCCACCGCTACACTGCCATCTGCGCCCACATCAGCGCCGATCATTGGCCGGGCGCAAGTCATCAATGGCGGCAACATTCGCAGTGCCCCTCGCGTCAGTGCCGAGACTGTCATCGGTCAGGTCTGTGTTGGTGATCGCGTTGAGTTACTGGAAGAACAGACCATCGGTGAAAACAATCGCTGGTATCGCTTGCGCGTCGTCGCAACCGCCGATGACTGTGTCCCACAACGGGTCAGCGCAGGTACTGAAGAGTGGGTTAGCGCCACGCTGCTGAGTCAGCCGGAACCGTGA